A single window of Paenibacillus sp. SYP-B4298 DNA harbors:
- a CDS encoding immunoglobulin-like domain-containing protein, with product MRLRWVKITAIITALAVAITSMTPGRALAASLRLSDDVLGISVNEGNGRVGVRTTGGDPVRPGDSNQPLLYGLDQPESSFTSFRIDGEEVIYGHTYGPESAPYGYFLQRPQMEADHIVSVWRYKGVDIRQTIQMVPENDTTRPAGNAQLSYQVENKSSQSVRLGTRILLDVTAGANDGPLLMAPGEMSPVMGEREFRSTDVPLYWQAMDDPDNPSVIAYGTLYGFGEAKPSRVIFGHWNGLSASKWRYDWSQWTDYTAEDNLYGSADSAVAIYWDDAALAAGATSSFTTLVGMGEMKQRLMQLDNMTITVAAPQKVVADANGNTSFELSAELANNLPQSSDRSDVRIELVSPGNVQLAGGNERVAYIPLLSKGERMSFRWRLIGTGSDAVNVYPFKVRVTVGDPMEPGVKQREVPAHVIALNSFQQPPDIQFTAVSPSRMYEKEVFRKAVIHGSNLNFLKDNPERWHVYIQAENGQKTTIESKYVTVEGNNEVSVMLPQLPLGSYGIGIEHQLGKGMYRADAVRIVDDISVMKRGYGTLLITKKDTLKTRTDIGGQYTYRVNKIYYAKGGAIPSIPAGEQEVMRIQGNIQDMGDGTYSVVPHPSQAVSLGNVLKLTVSDYEAELPGEIVVKPSAFAYEDNGIVYDTATQAIISGNDRSRIYLKQLTGLPHSPLIWSKAFTFNVNDMKIKNPNLFGFSDATQAIVGPYVLGIKQMSVVYDPDMKQYAAEFKGTLDIMSIMKTLFRYFGASTNSMLSKLLYAEVAVDKFRVYENGQIKFALEAGVGLPQMKIGPFMALDSLKPSQTGGVEGRLSIDTIQNVYNIYAKLSLPNLEAVPTGRGGSFGRNSGIQGKFGVFSIPTPEGGAVLFPDEFMAEYVDNAGFIQIPNIPLTINQLGGEIKGLHTIRDSISKGVYPDFNGSFWFGITDTVSPVLLGRRALNLSNIKLSIGAREASLSGKASIYMVPIADMTGKIMFYPVSGALVGGRISLYDAIVGQASVELSYNHDSSQFYFGGYVRGYIQIPPESPIFPGLKLADASAALNSDFAQAYAMALGKIPVGVRYTWRTQQVQFYNPNEKGFGPVGVLSAREQQNAGQLELERLEVGTNLTSIPVKQTASRVRALAAATSYTLEAKGGEALLIQAKYDPDSEIELTLKNPDGIPIPLVYEGDGVNVFRSEYTDPSTEQVQRYIAIVVPAEQSAAGTWTINSSIPAEFEVFQAAALAEMESVSARQEGERTAVDMTLTQAPVNGRTQVDLFLESVDARQPFLTQLAQDEAVTSETLTLRPQLPKGIVNGSYKIVTILKQLDEEGNLLQNSFRESAPFLVHNPKAPSAPGDVTAKAIGSGGVKVEWDAAEGDHLSGYYIFTVDEQGTPTDGSQWTFVPHEEGKARYSAEIRGWPPNTYRIVVQAVREEPSPTASDPYAGYPVAEGAQVEDPLRMGQYHATWEALDGISEYIIQLTDEDGKTYTFPYYSELTEHDEWANIDYYQTTLYGLPPGQQFDAVIYGVVEQDLQASGVAIVDGGVGKKRISWNRVPLDRVRSYTIYGKPLSADEEAVIFQYPVPSSGDSGQPSRYMNVEVDGFAEGENYEISVTANVEEEQPEQYFGPWSEPVPLNLPIPDPPKFDIAVQPNGSAGGAEVRTLRDTSGLPYFRSNTGDLTIAFTSDTAVRTEMLVNPSMYDPYAESTVHEGKAWTTNVLLKEGVNEIEVVTYNEDGDSDERTYRIAVKDNGPMLAVDEAVFEGDQVELTGQTDIGAVVTVNGYPATVDDTGRFSFQLPLPELQQFDVEIVASDAYGNDNVYVQQLTNPTVRDIERVAIGMTRELALGEKQPLRLYAYDGDGNAVQISNDAIEWRVLAGGEYGEIVGDELKGLKQGQAVVAASYRVNEDYEWTDYGLFDIGQVSAIPMTDLEAVAADFGALDIGYAAGEGATGVTESLTLPTAGEYGSVIDWTSSHPEVIDAGSGKVTRPAYEAGNITVTLTAKVSKGTVDQTKTFVVQVLKLEQVGMTDEEAVTAELSALSIGYAAGEGAAEVTQPLALPTTSAHGSKIIWTSSHPGVIDAASGEVTRPLFASGDALVTLTVTVSKGTAEQSKAFQVTVLRQDRTDEEAVAAAIDALSIGYTAGEGAAGVTQPLVLPTSGEYGTTITWTSSHPGIIDPASGDVTRPPYASGDVAVILTAVVSKGSVQQSRMYQVTVLKKEDDHSGGEMTDVESVAIALQLLSIGYAAGEGAAGATQSLVLPTTGEHGTTIVWTSSHPDVIDAASGKVTRPSYASGDTVVTLTARISKGSAEQSQQYEVTVLKQDRTDAEAVAAALQSVSIGYASGDSAASVTKSITLATVGEHGTTIVWTSSHPDVIDAASGKVTRPSYASGDTVVTLTARISKGSAEQSQQYEVTVLKQDRTDEEAVAAALQSVSIGYASGDSAASVTKSLTLATTGEYGTTIVWTSSRPDVIDAASGKVTRPSYASGDAVVTLTATVAKGSAEQSHQYEVNVPRQDRTDEESVAAALQSVSIGYASGDSAASVTKSLTLATVGEYGTTIVWTSSHPDVIDAASGKVTRPAYASGDAVVTLTARISKGSAELSHQYEVTVLKQDRTDEEAVAAALQALGLGYASGDSAASVMKSITLATVGEHGTTIVWTSSRPDVIDAASGKVTRPSYASGDTVVTLTARISKGSAEQSHQYEVTVLKQDRTDEEAVAAALQSVSIGYASGDSAASVTKSITLATTGEYGTTIVWTSSHPDVIDAASGKVTRPAYASGDAVVTLTATVAKGSAEQSHQYEVNVPRQDRTDEESVAAALQSVSIGYASGDSAASVTKSLTLATVGEHGTTIVWTSSRPDVIDAASGKVTRPSYASGDTVVTLTATVAKGSAEQSHQYEVTVLKQDRTDEESVAAALQALSIGYASGDSAASVTKSLTLATTGEHGTTIVWTSSHPDVIDAASGKVTRPSYASGDAVVTLTATVAKGSAEQSQQYEVNVLKLEKTDGGGTVLPVYPMAQTGWLMDPTMGGTITDGGVSIRFPAGASATAFRVFIERLSESGVHNLPAAERLVSRVYDITKSAAGNFIKPVTITLPFETKGIQQATHTVAVYWLNESIDEWILLDNSLVDWESGTVSGETNHFTKFAVLTLPAMQPTEEPKPWPEFRDIAGHWAEASIRAMISQGYVQGYPDGAFRPNAWVTRAEFVQLLVRAFGLDRSDEAGRVYADTASHWAHDAISAASAAGIVLGYDDGTFRPDALITREQMSVMLMRALKLSPLAAGAAQVGSGISFTDRADIAVWSLPSVMAAAEQGLLAGYPDGTFRPHDYATRAETLELLRRAVDLQRAE from the coding sequence ATGCGCTTGCGATGGGTAAAGATAACAGCAATCATAACTGCGCTCGCCGTAGCGATCACGAGCATGACGCCCGGGAGGGCGCTGGCCGCTTCGCTCAGGCTCTCCGATGATGTGCTTGGCATTAGCGTGAATGAGGGAAATGGACGGGTAGGTGTTCGCACAACAGGCGGCGACCCGGTGCGTCCCGGAGATAGCAACCAGCCGCTTCTGTACGGGCTGGATCAGCCGGAGAGCTCGTTCACCAGCTTTCGCATTGACGGCGAGGAGGTCATCTACGGTCATACGTATGGGCCAGAATCGGCTCCATATGGCTATTTTCTGCAGAGGCCGCAGATGGAGGCGGATCACATCGTATCGGTCTGGCGATATAAGGGAGTCGACATTCGGCAGACCATCCAGATGGTGCCGGAGAATGATACGACACGGCCTGCAGGCAACGCCCAGCTATCGTATCAGGTAGAGAACAAGTCGAGTCAGAGCGTCCGTCTCGGTACCCGGATTTTGCTGGACGTGACGGCGGGGGCGAATGACGGGCCATTGTTAATGGCGCCTGGGGAGATGTCTCCCGTCATGGGCGAGCGTGAGTTCCGATCGACGGATGTACCGCTCTACTGGCAGGCGATGGATGACCCGGACAATCCGTCCGTGATTGCGTATGGCACCCTGTACGGCTTCGGTGAGGCGAAGCCGTCGCGTGTTATCTTCGGTCACTGGAACGGCTTGTCCGCGAGCAAGTGGCGATATGATTGGAGTCAGTGGACGGATTACACGGCGGAGGATAATCTCTATGGATCGGCAGACAGTGCAGTTGCGATCTATTGGGATGACGCGGCACTGGCTGCAGGCGCGACCTCCTCGTTCACGACCCTGGTCGGGATGGGCGAGATGAAGCAACGGCTGATGCAGCTCGACAATATGACGATTACCGTTGCAGCCCCGCAGAAGGTCGTAGCGGATGCCAACGGCAACACATCCTTCGAGCTATCCGCGGAGCTGGCGAACAACCTTCCGCAGTCCAGCGATCGCAGTGATGTACGTATCGAGCTAGTGTCTCCCGGTAACGTCCAACTGGCAGGCGGCAATGAGCGAGTGGCTTATATCCCGCTGCTGTCCAAGGGAGAGCGCATGTCCTTCCGATGGCGGCTTATCGGCACCGGCTCCGATGCGGTCAACGTCTACCCCTTCAAGGTGCGTGTGACGGTGGGCGATCCGATGGAGCCTGGGGTGAAGCAGCGCGAGGTACCGGCTCATGTCATCGCCTTGAACAGCTTCCAGCAGCCGCCGGATATTCAATTCACAGCCGTATCGCCAAGCCGCATGTACGAGAAGGAGGTGTTCCGCAAGGCGGTCATCCACGGCAGCAATCTGAACTTCCTGAAGGACAATCCAGAGCGCTGGCATGTCTATATTCAGGCAGAGAATGGGCAGAAGACCACGATCGAGTCCAAATATGTGACGGTAGAGGGCAACAATGAAGTATCTGTCATGCTGCCGCAGCTTCCGCTCGGCTCCTATGGCATCGGCATCGAGCATCAGCTCGGCAAGGGCATGTACCGTGCCGATGCGGTCCGCATCGTCGATGACATCTCGGTCATGAAGCGCGGGTATGGCACACTGCTGATTACCAAGAAGGATACACTCAAGACGCGAACCGACATTGGCGGGCAATATACGTATCGCGTGAACAAGATTTACTATGCCAAAGGCGGCGCGATACCTTCCATTCCAGCGGGTGAGCAGGAGGTCATGCGCATTCAGGGCAATATTCAGGATATGGGTGATGGCACCTATTCGGTCGTCCCGCATCCTTCACAGGCCGTATCGCTTGGCAATGTGCTGAAGCTGACGGTATCCGATTATGAAGCCGAGCTGCCTGGCGAGATTGTGGTGAAGCCGTCTGCATTTGCTTATGAGGACAATGGAATCGTCTATGATACGGCGACCCAGGCGATCATCAGCGGCAATGACAGAAGCCGCATCTACCTGAAACAACTAACCGGCCTGCCGCATTCGCCGCTGATCTGGAGCAAGGCCTTTACCTTCAACGTGAATGATATGAAGATCAAGAACCCGAATCTGTTCGGCTTCAGCGACGCGACCCAGGCTATTGTCGGCCCTTATGTGCTCGGAATCAAGCAGATGAGCGTCGTCTATGACCCGGATATGAAGCAATATGCAGCCGAGTTCAAGGGCACGCTCGACATCATGTCCATTATGAAGACATTGTTCCGCTATTTCGGCGCCAGCACCAACTCGATGCTTAGCAAGCTGCTATATGCGGAGGTGGCCGTCGATAAATTCCGCGTGTATGAGAACGGGCAGATCAAGTTCGCGCTGGAGGCGGGGGTGGGTCTGCCTCAGATGAAGATAGGGCCATTCATGGCGCTGGACAGCCTGAAGCCCAGTCAGACCGGAGGGGTAGAGGGACGGCTCAGCATCGATACCATTCAGAACGTATACAACATCTATGCCAAGCTGAGCTTACCGAACCTGGAGGCGGTGCCGACCGGCAGAGGCGGCTCCTTTGGCCGTAACTCCGGCATTCAGGGAAAATTCGGAGTCTTCTCCATACCGACACCAGAAGGCGGTGCCGTCTTGTTCCCGGACGAGTTCATGGCTGAGTATGTGGATAATGCCGGGTTCATCCAGATTCCTAATATCCCGCTGACGATCAATCAGCTCGGCGGCGAGATCAAGGGACTGCATACGATCCGGGACAGCATCTCCAAAGGAGTGTACCCTGATTTTAATGGAAGCTTCTGGTTTGGCATTACAGATACAGTGTCTCCGGTGCTGCTGGGCAGGCGTGCGCTTAACTTGTCCAACATCAAGCTGTCCATCGGGGCCAGGGAAGCTTCACTGAGTGGAAAAGCGAGTATATACATGGTTCCGATCGCTGACATGACCGGCAAGATCATGTTCTACCCGGTCTCGGGAGCGCTGGTGGGTGGGCGAATCTCGCTGTACGATGCGATTGTCGGCCAGGCGTCCGTGGAGCTCAGCTACAATCACGATTCATCGCAATTTTATTTTGGCGGCTATGTTCGGGGATATATCCAGATTCCGCCGGAATCGCCGATCTTCCCAGGACTGAAATTAGCGGACGCTTCAGCGGCGCTGAACTCGGATTTTGCTCAGGCGTATGCTATGGCGCTGGGGAAAATACCGGTGGGTGTTCGCTATACGTGGCGCACGCAGCAGGTGCAATTTTACAATCCAAATGAAAAGGGGTTTGGCCCGGTCGGTGTCCTGTCTGCGCGGGAGCAGCAGAATGCTGGGCAACTGGAGCTTGAACGGCTGGAGGTAGGCACCAACCTGACATCGATCCCGGTTAAGCAGACGGCGAGCAGAGTCAGAGCGTTAGCCGCGGCGACCTCCTATACGCTGGAGGCGAAGGGCGGCGAGGCGCTGCTTATCCAGGCCAAGTATGACCCGGACAGCGAGATTGAACTGACGCTGAAGAACCCGGATGGTATTCCGATCCCGCTGGTCTACGAGGGCGATGGGGTGAATGTATTCCGCAGCGAATATACGGACCCGTCCACCGAGCAGGTACAACGCTATATCGCGATCGTGGTGCCCGCCGAGCAAAGCGCAGCCGGAACGTGGACGATTAACAGCAGCATCCCGGCTGAGTTTGAAGTGTTCCAAGCGGCGGCGCTTGCCGAGATGGAGTCCGTCTCAGCCAGGCAGGAGGGGGAGCGGACGGCAGTTGACATGACCTTGACCCAGGCTCCTGTGAATGGTCGTACCCAGGTGGATCTGTTCCTGGAAAGCGTCGATGCCCGTCAGCCGTTCCTTACACAGCTTGCACAAGATGAGGCGGTCACGAGTGAGACACTGACACTGCGCCCGCAGTTGCCCAAGGGCATCGTTAACGGGTCGTACAAGATCGTGACGATCTTGAAGCAGTTGGATGAAGAGGGTAATCTCCTGCAGAACAGCTTCCGGGAGTCTGCTCCATTTCTCGTCCATAATCCGAAGGCGCCATCTGCGCCAGGCGATGTTACGGCAAAAGCCATCGGGAGCGGCGGGGTGAAGGTGGAGTGGGATGCGGCAGAGGGTGATCATTTGTCGGGCTACTATATCTTCACCGTTGATGAGCAAGGCACGCCGACGGATGGCTCGCAGTGGACCTTCGTACCGCATGAGGAAGGCAAGGCGCGCTACTCAGCCGAGATCAGGGGCTGGCCGCCGAATACCTATCGAATCGTCGTACAGGCAGTGCGCGAGGAGCCGAGTCCTACGGCCTCGGACCCTTATGCCGGATATCCGGTTGCCGAAGGAGCGCAGGTCGAAGACCCGCTCAGGATGGGGCAATACCATGCCACCTGGGAAGCTCTGGACGGCATATCGGAATATATTATCCAGTTGACGGACGAGGACGGCAAGACCTATACCTTCCCTTATTATAGCGAGCTTACTGAGCATGATGAGTGGGCGAACATCGATTATTACCAGACGACGTTATATGGCTTGCCTCCGGGTCAACAATTTGACGCTGTAATCTATGGCGTGGTGGAACAAGACCTACAGGCATCAGGCGTTGCGATTGTTGATGGCGGTGTAGGCAAGAAGCGCATCAGTTGGAACCGCGTTCCTCTGGATCGCGTGCGCTCCTATACAATCTATGGGAAGCCGCTGTCGGCGGATGAAGAAGCAGTCATCTTCCAGTATCCAGTGCCGTCTTCAGGAGATTCAGGACAGCCCAGTCGGTACATGAATGTGGAGGTAGATGGCTTTGCGGAGGGAGAGAACTATGAGATTTCTGTCACGGCCAACGTCGAGGAGGAGCAGCCGGAGCAATATTTTGGTCCATGGTCGGAGCCGGTACCGTTGAACCTGCCTATACCTGATCCACCCAAGTTTGATATTGCAGTGCAGCCGAATGGATCGGCTGGGGGCGCAGAAGTGAGGACATTGCGCGACACGTCGGGCTTGCCGTATTTCCGAAGCAATACAGGTGATCTGACCATTGCCTTTACGAGTGATACAGCAGTACGAACTGAGATGCTGGTGAACCCGTCGATGTACGACCCGTATGCGGAGTCGACCGTACATGAAGGGAAGGCATGGACAACGAATGTGCTGCTCAAGGAAGGCGTCAATGAAATCGAGGTCGTCACCTATAACGAAGACGGCGATTCCGATGAGAGAACCTATCGGATCGCGGTGAAAGACAATGGCCCGATGCTGGCGGTGGATGAGGCGGTATTTGAGGGAGATCAGGTGGAGCTGACAGGACAGACGGATATTGGCGCTGTCGTGACGGTGAATGGGTACCCAGCCACGGTGGATGATACCGGTCGTTTCAGCTTCCAGCTTCCGCTGCCGGAGTTGCAGCAATTCGATGTAGAAATTGTGGCATCTGATGCCTATGGAAATGATAACGTTTATGTGCAGCAATTGACGAACCCGACCGTTCGCGATATTGAGCGGGTAGCCATCGGCATGACGCGCGAGCTGGCTCTGGGTGAGAAGCAGCCGCTGCGATTGTATGCTTATGATGGAGATGGCAACGCCGTCCAAATCTCCAATGACGCCATCGAATGGAGGGTTCTGGCGGGTGGTGAATACGGGGAGATTGTTGGCGATGAGCTGAAGGGTTTGAAGCAGGGGCAGGCTGTCGTAGCTGCCAGTTATCGCGTAAATGAGGACTATGAATGGACGGATTACGGTTTATTCGATATTGGCCAGGTCAGCGCGATTCCGATGACAGATCTGGAAGCGGTAGCGGCTGACTTCGGTGCATTGGACATTGGCTACGCGGCTGGTGAGGGGGCGACAGGAGTGACGGAGTCGCTCACGCTGCCGACTGCAGGCGAATATGGCTCTGTCATCGACTGGACATCAAGCCACCCAGAGGTAATCGACGCGGGGAGCGGCAAGGTGACGCGACCGGCATATGAAGCCGGGAACATTACGGTGACGCTGACGGCGAAGGTCTCCAAGGGAACGGTCGATCAGACCAAAACATTTGTTGTGCAGGTGTTGAAGCTGGAGCAGGTGGGGATGACCGATGAGGAGGCGGTAACCGCCGAGCTTAGTGCGCTGTCTATCGGCTATGCGGCAGGTGAAGGCGCGGCAGAGGTGACCCAACCGTTGGCGCTTCCAACGACAAGCGCCCATGGCTCGAAGATCATCTGGACATCGAGCCATCCGGGCGTAATCGATGCGGCGAGCGGCGAGGTTACACGGCCTCTCTTTGCCAGTGGAGATGCACTAGTTACGTTAACAGTGACCGTCTCCAAAGGGACGGCTGAGCAATCCAAGGCGTTCCAGGTGACGGTGCTGAGACAGGATCGAACCGATGAAGAAGCGGTAGCGGCGGCTATTGATGCATTGTCTATCGGCTATACGGCAGGTGAAGGCGCGGCAGGGGTGACCCAACCGCTCGTGTTACCGACCTCCGGCGAGTATGGCACTACCATAACCTGGACGTCGAGCCATCCGGGCATCATCGACCCCGCTAGCGGAGATGTGACGCGCCCGCCGTATGCGAGCGGGGACGTCGCAGTGATCTTGACCGCCGTGGTCTCCAAAGGTAGTGTACAGCAGTCACGGATGTACCAAGTGACGGTGCTGAAGAAGGAGGATGACCATTCTGGCGGGGAAATGACCGATGTGGAGTCGGTAGCTATTGCTCTACAACTGCTGTCTATCGGTTATGCAGCAGGTGAAGGGGCAGCAGGCGCAACACAATCGTTGGTGCTTCCAACGACAGGCGAGCATGGCACGACGATCGTGTGGACATCGAGCCATCCCGACGTGATCGATGCGGCGAGCGGCAAGGTGACTCGTCCGTCTTACGCAAGTGGTGACACGGTTGTAACGCTGACGGCTAGAATCAGTAAAGGCAGTGCAGAGCAGTCACAGCAATATGAGGTGACCGTGCTGAAGCAGGATCGCACGGATGCGGAAGCGGTCGCAGCAGCGCTGCAATCGGTGAGCATCGGCTATGCATCAGGAGATAGCGCGGCGAGCGTAACGAAGTCGATCACGCTGGCGACGGTAGGCGAGCATGGCACGACGATCGTGTGGACATCGAGCCATCCTGACGTGATTGACGCGGCGAGCGGCAAGGTGACCCGTCCGTCTTACGCAAGCGGGGACACGGTTGTAACGCTGACGGCTAGAATCAGTAAAGGCAGTGCAGAGCAGTCACAGCAATATGAGGTGACCGTGCTGAAGCAGGATCGCACGGATGAGGAAGCTGTCGCAGCAGCGCTGCAATCGGTGAGCATCGGCTACGCATCAGGAGATAGCGCGGCGAGCGTAACGAAGTCGCTCACGCTGGCGACGACAGGCGAGTATGGCACGACGATCGTGTGGACATCGAGCCGCCCAGACGTGATCGACGCGGCGAGCGGCAAGGTGACCCGTCCGTCTTACGCAAGTGGGGACGCAGTTGTAACGCTGACGGCGACTGTCGCCAAGGGAAGCGCAGAGCAATCGCATCAATATGAAGTGAACGTGCCAAGGCAGGATCGCACGGATGAGGAATCTGTCGCAGCAGCGCTGCAATCGGTGAGCATCGGCTACGCATCAGGAGATAGCGCAGCGAGCGTAACGAAGTCGCTCACGCTGGCGACGGTAGGCGAGTATGGCACGACGATCGTGTGGACATCGAGCCATCCCGACGTGATTGATGCGGCGAGCGGCAAGGTGACTCGTCCGGCCTACGCAAGTGGAGACGCAGTGGTAACGCTGACGGCTAGAATCAGTAAAGGCAGTGCAGAGTTATCGCATCAATATGAGGTGACCGTGCTGAAGCAGGATCGCACGGATGAGGAAGCTGTCGCAGCAGCGCTGCAGGCACTGGGCCTCGGCTATGCATCAGGAGATAGCGCGGCGAGCGTGATGAAGTCGATCACGCTGGCGACGGTAGGCGAGCATGGCACGACGATCGTGTGGACATCGAGCCGCCCAGACGTGATCGACGCGGCGAGCGGCAAGGTGACTCGTCCGTCCTACGCAAGTGGTGACACGGTTGTAACGCTGACGGCTAGAATCAGTAAAGGCAGTGCAGAGCAATCGCATCAATATGAGGTGACCGTGCTGAAGCAGGATCGCACGGATGAGGAAGCTGTCGCAGCAGCGCTGCAATCGGTGAGCATCGGCTACGCATCAGGAGATAGCGCGGCGAGCGTGACGAAGTCGATCACGCTGGCGACGACAGGCGAGTATGGCACGACGATCGTGTGGACATCGAGCCATCCTGACGTGATTGACGCGGCGAGCGGCAAGGTGACCCGTCCGGCCTATGCAAGTGGGGACGCAGTTGTAACGCTGACGGCGACTGTCGCCAAGGGAAGCGCAGAGCAATCGCATCAATATGAAGTGAACGTGCCAAGGCAGGATCGCACGGATGAGGAATCTGTCGCAGCAGCGCTGCAATCGGTGAGCATCGGCTATGCATCAGGAGATAGTGCGGCGAGCGTAACGAAGTCGCTTACGCTGGCGACGGTAGGCGAGCATGGCACGACGATCGTGTGGACATCGAGCCGCCCAGACGTGATCGACGCGGCGAGCGGCAAGGTGACCCGTCCGTCTTACGCAAGCGGGGACACGGTTGTAACGCTGACGGCGACTGTCGCCAAGGGAAGCGCAGAGCAATCGCATCAATATGAGGTGACCGTGCTGAAGCAGGATCGCACGGATGAGGAATCTGTCGCAGCAGCGCTGCAAGCATTGAGCATTGGCTATGCATCAGGAGATAGTGCGGCGAGCGTAACGAAGTCGCTTACGCTGGCGACGACAGGCGAGCATGGCACGACGATCGTGTGGACATCGAGCCATCCCGACGTGATTGACGCGGCGAGCGGCAAGGTGACCCGTCCGTCTTACGCAAGTGGAGACGCAGTTGTAACGCTGACGGCGACTGTCGCCAAGGGAAGCGCAGAGCAGTCACAGCAATATGAAGTGAACGTGCTGAAGCTGGAGAAAACAGATGGCGGGGGTACGGTATTACCGGTATACCCGATGGCACAGACAGGCTGGCTCATGGACCCGACTATGGGTGGGACGATAACGGATGGTGGTGTATCTATCCGCTTCCCTGCAGGAGCTTCTGCTACGGCGTTCCGTGTTTTCATTGAACGGTTATCTGAGTCTGGCGTGCACAACCTGCCAGCGGCTGAACGCCTTGTGAGCCGGGTGTATGACATCACGAAGTCGGCGGCAGGCAACTTTATCAAGCCTGTTACTATCACCTTGCCATTTGAAACCAAGGGAATCCAGCAGGCGACGCATACGGTTGCAGTCTATTGGCTGAATGAATCAATTGACGAATGGATTCTGCTGGACAATTCGCTCGTCGATTGGGAGAGCGGCACTGTTAGCGGCGAGACAAACCACTTTACCAAGTTCGCCGTTCTAACCTTGCCAGCTATGCAGCCAACGGAGGAGCCGAAGCCATGGCCGGAGTTCAGGGATATTGCCGGCCACTGGGCGGAAGCGAGTATCCGGGCGATGATCAGCCAGGGCTATGTTCAGGGCTATCCAGACGGAGCTTTCCGGCCTAACGCCTGGGTGACGCGAGCGGAGTTCGTGCAGCTACTCGTTCGCGCCTTCGGTCTTGACCGTTCAGATGAGGCAGGCCGTGTCTATGCTGATACGGCTAGCCACTGGGCCCATGATGCAATCAGCGCCGCGAGCGCCGCAGGGATCGTCCTTGGATATGACGATGGCACCTTCCGCCCCGATGCGCTGATTACACGTGAGCAGATGTCTGTCATGCTGATGAGGGCGCTGAAGCTGTCTCCGCTAGCTGCTGGCGCAGCACAGGTAGGGTCAGGTATCAGCTTCACCGACCGTGCAGACATCGCCGTATGGTCACTGCCATCTGTTATGGCAGCGGCTGAGCAGGGGCTGCTGGCGGGCTATCCAGACGGTACCTTCCGTCCGCATGATTATGCGACGAGGGCAGAGACGCTAGAGCTGCTGAGACGTGCGGTTGATCTTCAACGCGCGGAATAA